From the Chitinivorax tropicus genome, the window TGCGTTGCAATTCCTCCCATGCCTTGCGCCCATTGATGGCGGACATGTGGTTGATGCCCATGACATCCAGTGTTTTGGCGATCTGTTTGCGCGCAATCATCGAATCATCAGCAAAGAAGATGGTCTTGCCGCGCACTGCCTGGGATTTGATGGTGTTGAGATGGATGTCCTCCTCGCCGCGAGGGGAGGTTTCTGCGAGCACCCGTTCCACGTCCATCATCATGATGAGCTTGCCACCCTCCAGCTCGGTGACGGCGGTCACCAAGCCGCCCATTTCCTTTTGCAGCATTTCGGGCGGGACGCGCATGGAAGACCAGTCCAGCCGCAGGATGGTATCTACGGCCTCGACCAGAAAGCCTTGTGTGTGGCCATTGTATTCGGTCACGATCATGATCTCCGGCTTGGCAGTGGTCTGCACACCAGAGTATTTGGCCAGGTCCACCACAGGCACCAGCGCACCTCGTAGGCTGACCATGCCTTCAACCGATGGTGGCATGTCTGGCGCACGGGTGATCTCGGGGGTGCGCATGACTTCGCGGACTTTGAATACATTGATGCCAAAGTTTTCGCGACGATTGGTCCGCTCATCCAGGCCCAAGGTGAACAGCAGGATTTCCAGCTTGTTGGTGCCAGCCAGTTTGGTACGGGCGTCAATGCTTTTCAGCAGATCTGACACGATTGTCACTCCAAGATTAACGTCAGCATTGTTGCGGTTTTTTGATTGCGTTGGCGACAGCATGATCTGTGCACCGCGCAGTTGCTATATCTAGTGTAGATCAAGTTCTGTGGCCGTGCCGAGAATTATATTAGAGATTCATTAAATACTATTGGTCTTTTCGTATTTGGCCATCACTTCTTTATATGTCATGGTTGCCGATCTCACCATCTGGCACATCGAACCCGCATGGCGCGTGTCTAGAGTGTGTATAGTCCGTGTTGACTGTAATGTCACGCCCGATTGTGGTTTTTCCCATATCTGACTTGCCCTGAATCCGCATCGGCGGGGTGTCGATTCCGATTGCCTGTTTGAGCGTGTTGTTTTTTCAAATGTTTTTCATGTAAATGTGAATTTTGATCGAATACGACGATAATCCTGTGCCAATTGGACACGGGCCGGCATGGACTTGCAAGGGTTACGGAATGGGGTAATCATGCCAGAGCACGAGAAATGCACAGTATCTGAAATGTCAGATACTGTTTCTGCGGTAAATCAAGGTCAATGAACCTGGGGTGGATATGCCGATCACGACACAGCCAATGGATCAGGGAAGAAGCGAGCTGGAGCAGGCCTTTGCCATGTTCACCGAGGCTTCCCGCCAGTTGACCGATTCCTATGCCGAATTACAGGCGCAGGCACAACAATTGACAGAAGAGCTGGCCGTGGCCAACGGCGAGCTCAAACGCCAATATGCTGAAAAGGCTGGGCTGTCGGAGCGGCTGGTCGCTTTGCTGCAAGCCTTGCCGGCGGGCGTGGTGGAATTGGATGTCTCCAGGCAGGTGGTGGCGTTGAATGCCGCTGCCGTGCGGATATTAGGCGAGCAGGTCATTGGCCAGGACTGGTCTGTTGTGTTGTCCGAGCGGTTTGAATCATTCGAGAGCCCAGGTGAGTGGCGCTTGGCTGGCAGGCCGGATTGTGTCTTGACGCTGGTGGAAAACAGCCTGGCGGCCTCCGGTGGGTTCATCGTGCTGCTGCATGATGTGTCCGAGCCTTATCACATGCGTCAGCAACTGGCCAAACAGCAGCGCCTGGTGGAAATGGGGCAGATGTCGGCAGCCCTGGCGCACCAGTTGCGCACGCCTTTATCCACCGCGATGTTGTATAGCGCCAATCTGACCCGGGAGGGGCTGGCGGACGCAGATCGACAACGCTTTGCCGGTAAAGCGCTGGAGCGTATGCGTGTGTTGGAGCACTTGATCCAGGATATGTTGCGCTTTGTGAAAGGGGCTGCGGTGGCGGGTTTGGCGCCCATTGCCGTCAACGAGGTGTTGGATGAGGTGGAGCAGGTGATCGCACCGCAGGCTGCGATGGCGGGTGTGGTCTGTGAAATCGGACATCTGGCGGCAGATGTGATGGTGTCATGTGATAAGCAGGCATTGTCCGGGGCATTGTTGAATATGCTCGACAATGCCATCCGGGCGTGTTCACCCGGTCAGCAGGTCATGCTGCGGCCCAGCCTGGATCATCACGTCCGGATCTGCATCGAGGACAATGGATGCGGCATGCCAGAGACGGTGCGCCAGCGCCTGTTCGAGCCTTTTTTCACCACCCGTGGCGACGGGACGGGACTGGGTCTGGCGATCGTCAAGCAGGTAATTGACGCACATGATGGGCACATCACGGTAGAATCGCGCCCTGGCTTAGGCACGAGTTTTGTGATTGAGTTGCCACTCGTTGACTCGGTGGCTATTGTTAATAGAAATCAGGCGCGACCGATCGATCAGTCGAACTGATTGGATCAGGGCAACCCGAAGTGCAAGATGGGTGATGATGCATTGAGCAGGTACGTGGGCGTATCCTGCAATCTGTCCGTTTGACATCTTTCAAGTCGTACTTAAATTGCAGTTGAGCGTCTCGCTGGTCTGCACCACCCCTTTGGATCTGCGGTGCAGTTCGTTTGCAATTTTGAGGTACCCCAAAGGTTACGCTTCTGATTGATACTAAGGTGGAGTGAATGAGCCCTAAAGTGGAATATGAAGGCAAGGTAGCGAAAGTGATCCTGGCTGGTCAGTTTGACTTCAATTCGCATCGGGATTTCCGACAATGCTGTGAGATGGTCATTGCCAACCCGGATGTGAATGAAGTGCAGATCGACTTCCAGCGCGTCACCTATCTGGATTCGTCAGCATTGGGCATGCTGCTGTTGGTCAAGGAGAAGGTGAATGCCGCCAACAAGAGTCTGGCACTGGTCAATTGCAAGGATACGGTGCGGCAGGTGCTTGAGATAGCCTGCTTTGGAAAGATCTTTACGATCAGATAACAGCCCGGTGACCTGTCGGCCATGAAGATACTCATTGTAGATGACGCTGAAATCATGCTCTTGCTGATGCAGAAGTTTGTCACTGCATTGGGGCATCAAACTGTGTTGGCACGTGATGGCCAACAGGCAATCGATACGTTTGAAGTTGAACTGCCAGACCTCGTGCTGATGGACATGATGATGCCAGTCATGGACGGCCCGGAAGCAGCAGCCCGGATCAAGGCGCTGGCCAAGGATCGTTGGGTGCCGATCGTCTTTGTGACGGCAATCGGTGAGGAGAACCGGCTTGCAGACGCCATTGAGCAAGGGGCTGATGACTACCTGCTCAAGCCGATCAACTTCCGGATTCTCGAAGCCAAGATCAAGGCGATCGAGCGCTCCATCGAGCTGCATCAGAAAGTCAGGGAGCAGTCATCCAAGCTGGCGGACTATTACGAGCGGGCGGAGGAGGAAAAACGGGTTGCCCGCCATCTGATGGAGCAGATGGTCAATGCCGACCGGCTCTCCGACCCGGCTTTGACCTACTCCATCACACCCGCTGAGAGCTTGTCTGGCGACCTGATCGCGGCAGCGCGCACGCCGGGGCATCGTTTGTACATCATGTTGGCGGACGGTATCGGCCACGGCTTGACTGCTGCACTGAATGTGCTGCCGTTGACTCAGCCGTTTTATACCATGACCGAAAAGGGCTTTTCGGTGCCGGAGATCCTGGCCGAGATCAATAGCAAGATCCGCCAGGTGTTGCCGATCGGGCGCTTCGTGGCGGTGTCCATCGCATCGATCGATCCGGTCAACCGTCAAATCGAGGTGTGGAATGGCGGCATGCCGGACATCCTGTTCTTTGATGCCAACGGAAATGAACGCGCTCGCTGGAAATCCCACCATCTGCCCCTGGGCATTCTGCCTTCGAAGGATTTCAACGCCACGACCGCTCACATCAGTTATGAGGAAGAGGGCTGGCTGTTCTTCTGTTCGGATGGGTTGATCGAGGCTCGTCGTGGTGATGGAACGCTATTTGGCATCGAGCCCATCTACGAGGCATTCCGCCAGGGGCCGGGCAAAGATGCGTTTGCAAGATTGCAGACGGATGTGACGCAGTTCATGCAAGGCTTGCCCTTTCATGATGATGTCTCCTTGGCCATGGTTCGTTGCACCCCTGGTGAGGTGAATACGCCGGTTCCGCAATCCATTCGTAACGATATCATCTCCAGCGAAGCGGTTGACTTGCACTGGCGGATCGCGTTGACCCTTGGGCCCAATGAGCTACGTCGTTGTAGCGTGGTGCCGCTGTTGATGGAGTTCGTCAAACAGATCGACTACCTCAAGGCCTCGTTGTCCGACATCTTCCTGATTCTTTCCGAATTGTTCAACAATGCGCTGGATCATGGTCTGCTTGAAGTACCCTCTGCCTTGAAGACGGCGGAGGCCGGGATGGATGAGTACCTGAGAATACGTTCGGAGCGCCTCGAAGCGCTGATACGAGGCGAGATCGACCTGGAGCTGTCACAGGTTGATATCCAGGGTAAGCGGGGGTTGCGCATCTTCATCCGCGACAGCGGCAGCGGGTTCGACTTCACCAAGATCGAAGAACCTGCCACCACCAGTCGGCTCACGCATGGCCGTGGCATCCGCCTGGTGAAATCGCTTGCGTCATATATGGAGTACGCCGGTAACGGCAATGAGGTGGTGCTTTACTTCATTCCACGCGCTGAAGGAGCGTAGTGGTCGCTGTGGTTTTGTGCTGTCAAGGGTCAGGTTGAAATCAAGGGGGTCGTCATCGAAGTTCTACCATCGCATAGCGCGGATATGATTTTACCGCGCCGCCAGATCATCCCCCCACGCAATGAACCCTTGATTATTGTTGGCGCATCGACAGGCGGCACCGAGGCGATCAAGGAGTTTCTACTGCCCATGCCGCCCGACGCGCCACCTATCTTGATTGCACAGCATATGCCGCAGATGTTCACCCGCTCTTTTGCCGAGCGGCTCGACGGCCTGTGCCGCATCTCCGTGCGTGAGGCCGAGCACCATCAAGTGCTCCGCCCTGGGTTTGCCTATATTGCACCGGGGCATTCCCACCTGCTGCTGGGCTGGCTCAATGGCAAGTATGTATGCGAGTTGAATCAAGGTGTGCCGGTGAATCGGCATCGCCCATCTGTGGATGTACTGTTTCGCTCTGCCGCCAATCTGGGGGGCAAGAACTGTATCGGCGTCATCCTGACGGGCATGGGTAAGGACGGCGCAGCCTGTATGGTGGAAATGCGCCAAGCGGGCGCCTACAATTTCGCACAGGACGAGGCCAGCTGCGTGGTATTTGGCATGCCCAAAGAGGCCATCGCATTGGGTGCCGCACACGAGGTCGTCGCCTTGAAGGACATGGCGGCCAAGGTGCTCAGTTGCGTTGCCACCCGTAACAGACCGCAAACCAGCTCTGCTGGCTGATTCCAACAATAGCCGGGCAGTCTGGCTTTGTGCGAGAATAAGCACATCCTGATGCGTTGATCTGTTGGGGTCGGAAGGGCCACTATTGGCTGGTCTGCAGTTTGTTCAGCACTCAAGCCGTTGGCCCGACTGCATGACCTCGACCGGCAACGCATATTTCCGCACAAGATACGGCCTTATCCTTCCGAGCAGGCGTTGATTGTGTATGACTTGATGTTGTCGATCTGGCAACGTGTCCGCCCCACACTGCAATGACCGCTATGAAACCCTTGCCTGTATTGGTTGTAGAAGATGACAAATCCCTGCGTGAGGCACTGCTGGATACATTGGAATTGTCTGGCTACACCGTGCGGGCCGCGGCGGATGGCAGCGAAGCGCTGGCGCTGTTGGCGCGGGAGCCGATCGGGCTGATCGTATCCGACGTGCAGATGCGCCCGATGGGCGGCTACGAACTGTTGTTGGCGGTGAAACAGCAGTGCCCGCATGTCCCATTCCTGTTGATGACTGCCTATGGTGACATCCAGCGTGCTGTGCAGGCGATGCGTGACGGTGCCGCACACTATCTGCTGAAGCCTTTCGAGCCGACCACATTGCTGGCGGAAGTTGCCCGTTTCATGCTACCCGCCCGCCAGGACGACGATGCCGGCCTGGTCGCGGAGGACCCCAAATCCGTCGAGCTACTGGCCTTGGCGAAACGGGTGGCGGCATCAGATGCGACTGTGCTGTTGACCGGGGAAAGCGGCGTGGGTAAAGAGGTGTATGCCCGCTACCTGCACGCGCAGTCTCCCCGCGCCAAGGGGCCATTCGTGGCCATCAACTGCGCTGCCATCCCAGAGCAGCTGTTGGAATCGACCTTGTTCGGCCATGAGAAGGGTGCCTTTACCGGTGCCAACCAAGCTCATGCAGGCAAATTCGAGCAGGCAGAGGGGGGCACGTTGTTGCTGGATGAGATCTCCGAAATGCCGCTCGGCTTACAAGCCAAATTGCTGCGTGTGCTGCAAGAGCGGCAGCTGGAGCGTGTCGGCGGGACGCGCTCGGTGAAGCTCGATATCCGGGTGCTGGCCACCAGCAACCGTGATATGCAAGCCGAGGTAGCGGCCCATCGTTTCCGGGAAGACCTGTATTACCGCTTGAATGTATTTCCGTTGGCCATTCCGCCTTTGCGTGAGCGACCGCAAGACATTGTACTGCTGGCCCGGCATTTGCTGGATCGTTACGCCCAGCGAGATCAACGACCAGGGGCGGGCTTCGATCAAGGCGCGGAGCGGGCATTGCGAGCCCACCCGTGGCCGGGCAACATCCGAGAGCTGGAAAACGTCGTGCAACGTGCGCTGATCCTGTCCCCGACAGGGTTGATCCAAGCCTCGCATCTGCTGCTGCCAGCTCCCCAGCCCTCAGCGCCAGTGGTGGATGCGCCAGAACGTAGCCTGGATGATGGCCCGGCTGAGTCGGCAGACATCCGAGCCAATCAGAAACGGCTGATTCTGGAGACGCTGGCAGCGACCAATGGCGTGCGCAAACTAGCTGCGGAACGGCTGGGAATCAGCGAGCGGACCTTGCGCTACAAGCTGCAACAGTTCCGTGAAGAGGGTGAGGATGTATGAGGCCGATGCACGAAGCCACGCGGTGGACTTACATTTGCAGTCAATTTGGCTATAATCGCCGAAAGAGGCGAGGAAGATGAGTATCAACGGAATCGACACCATGCTGGGTGAATTGCGTGCCATGTCCGCCAAAGCGGCGGGTGGGGTTGCGCACGCGGATCAGGAACAGGCCCAGCCCGTTGAGTTCGCAGCACTGCTGAAATCCAGTCTGGATCAGGTCAATCAAGCGCAGCAGACATCGCGGGAATTGCAAAAACAATTCGAGCTTGGCAACCCTGATACCAACCTGCAGGACGTGATGATTGCCATGCAAAAGGCCAGCCTCTCGTTCGAAACCATGGTTCAGGTTCGCAATAAACTGGTATCCGCCTACCAGGAAGTCATGAATATCCAAGTATAACGACCCTGTAACCAGCAGGTTAACCAATGCCAGAAGCCCTGCGGCAAATCCTAGAAAATATCCGGCAACGTTTCAGTAGCCTACCCAACAATCAAAAAATCGCTGTGATCGTCGGTTTGGCGACGGTGGTGGCGATGATTGTCGCCACTTTGCTGTGGACACAATCCACTCCTTACAAGGTGTTGTTCAGTAACGTGTCCGATCGTGATGGTGGTGCCATCACGCAAAGCCTGCAACAGCTGAATATCCCCTATAAGATCGAGGCGGGTGGCACCATCAGTGTGCCTGCTGAGGCTGTCTACGACACCCGGTTGAAATTGGCCGCCCAAGGTTTGCCCAAAGGCGGGACGGTTGGCTTCGAGCTGATGGACAACCAGAAACTGGGGGTCAGCCAGTTTGCCGAGCAAATCAACTACCAACGATCCATCGAAGGTGAGTTGGCCCGCTCGATTGAAACCCTGTCCTCTGTTCAAACAGCGCGGGTGCACTTGGCCATTCCGCGACAGACGGTTTTCCTGCGTGAGCAGCAGAAGCCGTCGGCATCGGTCTTGGTGACATTGCACCCCGGCAGGGTGCTGGATGGTGCGCAGGTGGCGGCGATTGTGCATTTGATCGCCAGCAGCGTGCCGGATATGCCGGTCAAGAGTGTGACGGTGGTTGATCAGAATGGTGATCTGTTGAGCAAGAGCCTGGATGGCATCAGCTCGACTGGGCTGGACCCACGTCAATTGAATTTTGTGCGTCAGGTCGAGCGCGATTACGTCAAGCGCATCGAAACGATTCTGGAACAGATTGTCGGCAAAGGCAATGTCAAGGCTGAGGTGACAGCGGATCTCGATTTCGCGGAAACCGAGCAGACCTCGGAGACATTCCGCCCCAATTCCCCTCCCGAAAAATCAGCAATCCGTAGCCAGCAGTCAGTCGAGACGGTCAATGGCGCGGCGGCCAACCCCTCAGGCATACCCGGCGCATTTTCGAATCAGCCGCCCGGCAATGCCACCGCCCCCATCACTACCCAGCCGGGGCAGGGTACCGGCGGCGCTGGGGCTGCCACCGGGCAGGGCACCACGCATCGTGAGTCCACCATCAATTACGAGGTGGATAAGACCGTGCAGCATGTCAAACAGTCGCTGGGGAATATCAAACGCCTGTCCGCCGCCGTGGTGGTCAATTACAAGGGTGAAAAGGACAAAGAAGGCAAGCTGTTGTTTAAGGCTCGTCCCGCCAACGAGATGACCCAGATCACCAATCTGGTGCGCGAGGCGATGGGCTATAGTCAACAGCGTGGTGATTCGGTGAATGTGGTGAACGCACCATTTGCTGATGCCAACGTTGAACCGCCTTCCATGGTCGAGCGTCTAACCCAAGAGGCGCGGGCGAACTGGCAGCAGATCTTCAAGAATGCGTTGATCGCGTTGGTTGTGTTGTACCTGATCTTCGGGGTGATCCGTCCTGCCATCAAGTACATGACCCGCGAGCCGGAGCCTGAGAAGAGCGAGCCACAGTATGCGCCTGGCTCGCCTGAGGAAGCCGCAGCGCAAGAGGCGCAGGCTTTGGCCGAGCAGGGTGATGTGGAGCAGGCCGAGCGGCTGGCAACCTATGCAGACAACCTGCAAATGGCCAAGGATCTGTCCAAAAATGATCCACGTATGGTGGCGAGCGTGGTGCGAACATGGGTGATGGCAGAAGATGAGTGAGATGGGGCTGCGTAAGAGTGCGATTCTGCTGCTTTGCCTGGGCGAAGAGGCTGCGGTGGAGGTGTTCAAGTTCCTAGGCCCGAAAGAGGTGCAGAAGCTGGGTGCCACCATGGCTGCCTTGGAGAACGTGAATCGAGCGGAAATCGAAGAAGTATTGGCGGATTTCCGTACCGAGGTCGAAAACCGCGCCAGTCTGGGCGCTGCGGATGAATATCTGCGCAGTGTCTTGACCAAGGCGCTGGGTGTGGATCGTGCCAACAACCTGTTGGACCGCATCTTGCAGGGCAATGAGGCAAATACCGGCATCGAGGGCCTGAAGTGGATGGATTCGGCGGCGGTGGCCGAGCTGATCAAGAACGAGCACCCGCAGATCATTGCCACGGTGTTGGTGCATCTGGAGCAGGATCAGGCATCGGAGGTGTTGTCCTATTTCGTCGAGCGGCTTCGCAATGATGTGCTGCTGCGGATCGCCACACTGGAAGGCGTACAGCCACAGGCCTTGCGTGAATTGAATGAAGTGCTGACTCAGCTGCTGTCGGGCACGGACAAGATCAAGAAGAGCGCCATGGGCGGCGTACAGATGACGGCGGAGATCCTGAATTTGATGGGCGGCCAGGTCGAAACCTCTGCCTTGGCATCTATCCGTGAATATGATCCCGAGCTTGCGCAGCGGATTCAGGACAAGATGTTTGTATTCGACAACCTGCTGGCCTTGGACGATCGATCCATCCAGGTGCTGTTGCGCGAGGTGCAGTCCGAGTCGCTGATCATCGCGCTCAAAGGCACCAGCCAGGAACTCAAGGAAAAGATCTTCCGCAACATGTCGCAACGCGCGGCGGAAATGCTGCGGGACGATCTGGAGGCCAAAGGCCCGGTGAAACTGTCGGAAGTGGAAGCGGAACAGCGGGAAATCCTCAAGATCGTGCGCCGCCTGGCCGACGAAGGTCAGATTGTGATTGCCTCAGGCGGAGACGAGGGCCTTGTCGAATAACATCATCCCTAAAGAACAACTCACCGCCTATCAACGGTGGGAGATGGCTGCCTTTGACGAGGCCCAGCGCGAGGCGCCAGTCACTACAATAGCACCGGCACCAGTGGTGCCCACCGACGAGGCGGTGCCGATCGAGGGCGATACCGATGCCATCCCACCTCTGCAGGAAAATCTGCCTTACCCCACAGCGGAGGAAATCGAGGCAATACACCAGCAAGCCTACCAGGAGGCTTTTGGCGAAGGCCAGAAGGCTGGCTTTGAACAAGGCTTCGAGCAAGGGTTGAATGAGGGACGGCTGGCTGGGGCGGGTGAAGTGGAGCGATGCCGACAGGTGTTTGAGACGTTTGCACAGTTGCGCGATCATTTCGAACAGGAGGTCGCCCAGGATGTATTGAAGATTGCACTGGAGGTGGCTCGGCAGGTGTTGCGTCAATCAATCGCCGTCAAGCCGGAGATGCTGTCACAGGTGATCCGTGAGGCGATTGCCAGCCTGCCTGCGGTGGCGCAGCAGCCCCGTGTCCTGCTCAACCCAGCGGATCTCGCGGCGGTGGAGGTCGTGATGGGGAGCGAGACCCAGCCAGGCTGCGTTTTGGTTGCCGATGAGAGCATCCAGCCTGGTGGCTGCCGAATCGTCGCGGGCAACAGCGAGGCAGACGCGGAGATCGCCACGCGCTGGCGGCGTGTTGTGGCGACTTTGGGTCAGCAGTCCGACTGGTTGGAATGATCAGCTGGTTCTGTATGGAAATGGCGAAGCAGGATGATTGATACAACGTTGCGCTGGTCGCAATTCGTCGAGCAATGCCAACTGGCGCTGGCAGACGCTCGGCCCTGGCAGACGGCAGGTCGGTTGACGCGTGCTGCTGGCCTGGTGCTGGAGGCAGCTGGCCTGCGCCTGCCGGTGGGGAGTTGTTGCTACATTCTGATGCCCAACGGGTTTTCGGTCGAGGCCGAAGTGGTGGGTTTCTCTGGCGAAAAGCTGTTTCTGATGCCGGTATCCGATACCTATGGCCTGGAACCTGGGGCGCCGGTGGTGCCTGCCGATACGATCAGTGCAAGGGTCCCCAGGTATGGTGAGATGGCTCACCCTGCCCGGCGGATCGAGGACAAGGGCCGTCAAGTGGCAGTCGGTGAAGGGATGCTCGGGCGGGTGGTGGATGGCGTAGGGCGGCCATTGGATCGCCTGGGAGCGTTGGATGTACGCGAGTTCGTGCCTCTGACATCCAGGCCATTCAATCCTATGGATCGTGCGCCGGTGCGGGAGCCATTGGATGTTGGCGTGCGGGCGATCAACGCGCTGCTGACTGTTGGGCGGGGGCAGCGTCTGGGGCTGTTTGCGGGCTCCGGCGTCGGCAAGAGCGTGCTACTTGGCATGATGGCCCGCTATACCACTGCAGATGTGGTGGTGGTGGGGCTGATTGGTGAGCGTGGGCGTGAGGTCAAGGACTTCATCGAGAACATCCTGGGTGAGGAAGGGCTCAGGCGTTCAGTCGTCGTAGCCGCCCCGGCGGATTCACCGCCTCTCCTGCGCCTGCATGGCGCCGCCTACGCCACGTCGATTGCCGAATACTTCCGTAACAAAGGGCGTAATGTGCTGTTGATCATGGATTCGCTGACCCGCTATGCCATGGCGCAGCGAGAGATTGCCCTGGCCGTGGGTGAGCCACCGGCCACCAAAGGCTATCCGCCATCTGTGTTCGCCAAGCTGCCACAGCTGGTGGAGCGTGCTGGCAATGGCCCCGAGGGCGGCGGTTCGATCACCGCTTTCTACACCGTGTTGACTGAGGGTGATGATCAGCAAGACCCTATTGCGGATAGCGCCCGCGCCATTCTGGATGGCCACTTTGTGCTGTCTCGGGCCTTGGCTGAGCAGGGTCATTATCCAGCCATCGATGTCGAGGCCTCCATCAGCCGGGTGATGACCGATATCCTGTCACCAGCAGAGGTGGAAATCGTCAGGCGTTTCAAATACCTCTATTCCCGCTTCCAGCGGAACCGCGATCTGATCAGCGTCGGCGCCTATGTCCGTGGTGCAGACCCGGTGCTCGACAAGGCCATCATGCTGCAGCCCAAGATGGAGGCGTTTCTCGTCCAGCTGTTGCATGACTGTGAAGACTATGCGACCAGCCGCCAGCTGTTGGCGCAGCTGGCGATCGAAATGATCTAGACTCTGTTGTGTTTGTCTGCCTCTGGTGGAAACACCCCCATCGCTTGAATTCATATCAACACAACCTAGACTCTAAAACAGGAAGATTGCCTGTTTTGAGGGACGATGACTGACCGTGGCCAAACCTTTCCAATTCCAATTGCTGCTAGAACAGGCTGCGCGTCAGAGCGAGGATGCATCACGTGTGATGGCGGCCTGCAAGGCACAGTGGCAAAGCGCAGAGCAGCAGCTGCAGCAGCTGGAAGGGTTTCGGCAGGAGTACCGCATCCGCTTGGCGGCTACTGAGCAGGCAGGTATGACGGTGAATCAGTGGCGGGACTACCAAGCGTTCATCGCCAAGATCGACACCGCGATCCGCCAACAGCATGATGCCCTTGACGTGGCCAAAGAGCGCTTCGAACAAGCGCGTGACCGCTGGCAGGCGCTCGAAAACCAGGTCGGGGCGTATCGCAAGCTGGAGACACGCCATCTGCAGCAAGAGCAAAAGCGCGAAGCCAAACGTGAGCAGAAGATGAGTGATGAGTTCTCCACTCGTCTGATCGGGCGGGCGGGTGCGGCAGAGTCGGATATCTGATTGTCATAACTCATTGTGGTTATGTCTAAAGGGTCGATCACGACCACCATTTCTCATGTAAGATCAGCTTTCTGATCAAAAGATACCCGCATCCCTCATTGGTGCAGTATTTAACGTGCGTATGTGTGTTTATTGCCTTACCATACTGTCAATCCCTGTACATGCAATTTTACGTATAAATATTCAAAATGAATAAGGATGGATTTTTTCATGATGCCGATGTTATCATGGCGCCACATCCCCACGGAGTGTCACATTTCGCATGCGACTCAGGGTTTGGCTGACATCGTGTCAAGCATGCCCAGGGTTGCCTGCGCTCATGACATGGCATCGATTTCATCGTCACTTTTCATTCCTTCAGTCATTTGCGACAGCCATACCTGCTATGGTGTGGTTGCGTGCGGTTTTCGGAGCATTGCATGATTCTAGTCACCGGCGGAGCGGGCTTCATCGGGTCTCATTCAGTGGATGCCCTGTTATCAGCAGGGTTTTCGGTAAGGGTGCTGGACAATCTCTCCAGCGGGAAATTGGACAATCT encodes:
- the fliF gene encoding flagellar basal-body MS-ring/collar protein FliF, producing MPEALRQILENIRQRFSSLPNNQKIAVIVGLATVVAMIVATLLWTQSTPYKVLFSNVSDRDGGAITQSLQQLNIPYKIEAGGTISVPAEAVYDTRLKLAAQGLPKGGTVGFELMDNQKLGVSQFAEQINYQRSIEGELARSIETLSSVQTARVHLAIPRQTVFLREQQKPSASVLVTLHPGRVLDGAQVAAIVHLIASSVPDMPVKSVTVVDQNGDLLSKSLDGISSTGLDPRQLNFVRQVERDYVKRIETILEQIVGKGNVKAEVTADLDFAETEQTSETFRPNSPPEKSAIRSQQSVETVNGAAANPSGIPGAFSNQPPGNATAPITTQPGQGTGGAGAATGQGTTHRESTINYEVDKTVQHVKQSLGNIKRLSAAVVVNYKGEKDKEGKLLFKARPANEMTQITNLVREAMGYSQQRGDSVNVVNAPFADANVEPPSMVERLTQEARANWQQIFKNALIALVVLYLIFGVIRPAIKYMTREPEPEKSEPQYAPGSPEEAAAQEAQALAEQGDVEQAERLATYADNLQMAKDLSKNDPRMVASVVRTWVMAEDE
- the fliG gene encoding flagellar motor switch protein FliG codes for the protein MSEMGLRKSAILLLCLGEEAAVEVFKFLGPKEVQKLGATMAALENVNRAEIEEVLADFRTEVENRASLGAADEYLRSVLTKALGVDRANNLLDRILQGNEANTGIEGLKWMDSAAVAELIKNEHPQIIATVLVHLEQDQASEVLSYFVERLRNDVLLRIATLEGVQPQALRELNEVLTQLLSGTDKIKKSAMGGVQMTAEILNLMGGQVETSALASIREYDPELAQRIQDKMFVFDNLLALDDRSIQVLLREVQSESLIIALKGTSQELKEKIFRNMSQRAAEMLRDDLEAKGPVKLSEVEAEQREILKIVRRLADEGQIVIASGGDEGLVE
- a CDS encoding flagellar assembly protein FliH → MSNNIIPKEQLTAYQRWEMAAFDEAQREAPVTTIAPAPVVPTDEAVPIEGDTDAIPPLQENLPYPTAEEIEAIHQQAYQEAFGEGQKAGFEQGFEQGLNEGRLAGAGEVERCRQVFETFAQLRDHFEQEVAQDVLKIALEVARQVLRQSIAVKPEMLSQVIREAIASLPAVAQQPRVLLNPADLAAVEVVMGSETQPGCVLVADESIQPGGCRIVAGNSEADAEIATRWRRVVATLGQQSDWLE
- the fliI gene encoding flagellar protein export ATPase FliI — translated: MIDTTLRWSQFVEQCQLALADARPWQTAGRLTRAAGLVLEAAGLRLPVGSCCYILMPNGFSVEAEVVGFSGEKLFLMPVSDTYGLEPGAPVVPADTISARVPRYGEMAHPARRIEDKGRQVAVGEGMLGRVVDGVGRPLDRLGALDVREFVPLTSRPFNPMDRAPVREPLDVGVRAINALLTVGRGQRLGLFAGSGVGKSVLLGMMARYTTADVVVVGLIGERGREVKDFIENILGEEGLRRSVVVAAPADSPPLLRLHGAAYATSIAEYFRNKGRNVLLIMDSLTRYAMAQREIALAVGEPPATKGYPPSVFAKLPQLVERAGNGPEGGGSITAFYTVLTEGDDQQDPIADSARAILDGHFVLSRALAEQGHYPAIDVEASISRVMTDILSPAEVEIVRRFKYLYSRFQRNRDLISVGAYVRGADPVLDKAIMLQPKMEAFLVQLLHDCEDYATSRQLLAQLAIEMI
- the fliJ gene encoding flagellar export protein FliJ, with the protein product MAKPFQFQLLLEQAARQSEDASRVMAACKAQWQSAEQQLQQLEGFRQEYRIRLAATEQAGMTVNQWRDYQAFIAKIDTAIRQQHDALDVAKERFEQARDRWQALENQVGAYRKLETRHLQQEQKREAKREQKMSDEFSTRLIGRAGAAESDI